From the genome of Pseudomonadota bacterium:
CTATTATAGCGCTCACAATGATGGGGAAAAGATTGCCATCGGTGATCTGGACGGCGGTTCCATAACCGTAGGGGAACCAATATGCCAAGGGCAGATGGAAATAGATAACCAGGTCATCGCTATAATTAACGCTCCACCCAAACAGGAGGGGGTAAACGACGAAGCAGGAAATTTTAAAGTAGAGTACGAACACAGTGAAACCGAAACCACCAGCAATACGGCTACAGCCGTTAGTGGTTTTACCTTTTCAGAAAAGATAACCGGAGGGTTCGATGTTGGCATAGCAAAGGCAAAAGTTTCTCTGGGCATGAAATACAATGAAAATAAAAAGACACAGAGCGGTGAATCAAAATCCATCCAGGTGGGAGAAGGACTGATCGCTGATCAGGCTGACCGCAAGTTTTCCCTGACCACTATCTATGATGTCTTTGAGTATCCAGTTTTGGACGAAAATAAAAACCAGAAGCAGATTGATGGGGAACCACAGTATCTTCTGGTAACGGTGCCGATCAGTATCGGAACCCCCACACTGGGTTATTATGATTCTTCCATCCATACCCTGAATGACCTTACCAGCTACCCCTTCAAGAATACTGAGCTGGTTAATTATCCATCGAATCATTTCTATGACTGTTCCTTTGAGATCGGCCCAGATGCTAATTCAGGATTTATCAAAAAAGGTGAATTATATTTCAACAGCCGGCAGACATCATCAAAAATAGAAATATCGGCAAGCATGGGAGTAAGTTATATGGGATCCGGTGGTACTGTCAGCGGTAATTACCAATCGCAGAATATCCAAAGTCATCGTATTGAGTTTAAAGAAGCCACCTCCCTGAAAATAGAATATGGCGGGGGTATCAGTGATGAGAACAAATACTATACCGCGAAAGCTGTGGGTTACTACGATTCTCAGGATGGACATTTGGTACTGGACTGGCTGGTACCTTCATATAATACCTATTATACCGCCTCCAGCTTTTTCTGGATGCCTGACTTAACATTTAATCTCGCCGGCAGCGATCTCTGGCAGTACATGAATATTTCCCTGCCTGTTCCCGCAGGACAGCAAAGCTTTGAATATTATGATGACCAGGGCAGCACGTTACGAGACGGGGAACCGGCAAACTGTAAACCATTAGGATTCAAAAATCCAGACAGCACCTTAAACCTGCTGGCAAACCTGCCGGCCTTCGATACACCGGTGGACATCTATCTTGCCTTCTATGCCCCCGATCTCGATGCGGAGCATATCTATCTATTCACCCCAGGAGGCATAGAAATTTTAACTAACAGTTTGACCCCATGGATGTCTTTTAGTTCAGGCAATATCAATGAATCCGTGTTCGGGGAGATACCTCTTGCCGATCTGCCGTTTGGCACCTATTATTTTTACCTCCTGGCCAGTCCTGCCAACGGCAATCCGCTGGAAAACTATTATTTATGGTTTACCACATTTACCAAACAGATAACGCTTCGTCCTTTACCTTTGAGATAGAAAGGATTTTCCTGAATTCAATTGGCAAGTGCAATTTGATAATGTTTTGAATGGTTGCGGCTGATCGCGTTCATCTGGAAATAAACTTTTCCGGATGAACGCAATTTAAAAATGACAACCACAGTCTTATTCATAAGATAAGGGTATTCCAGGAATTTGTGAAACTGCTTTCCCATCAATATCCTGGGCTACCCTTAATGACCACCATTGTAATCCATATCCCACTTTCCAACCACAGGGCCTCCTTTGATGGCCCCAGAGCAGGATCTCTAACCTCCTTTATGATGTAATCACCATCAAGTCGTATTCTTAATGAATTGATATGTAATTCTGATATATGGTACAGATTACCCCAGAAATTTTTCAGGCAGAAGAGCCGGGAAGCTGATGAACTGCCGTGGCTTTAAAGGAAACTACCGTTTCACTTCCTTCATGGAGCTGCAAGTCAAAAAGAGCTTGCTTGGTGATCAGGGCCTTGAACGAAACCTGCTCAACCAGGATCTCAATTTCATAATGAAATCCCAATGGCTGAACAGCTTTTACCGTTCCTTTCAATGAATTCTGGATACTGGAAACCAACGGTTCCCGGCTGAGGACAATGTCCTCCGGCCGGATGGCTACATAGCCGGAGGGTGAGGTATTGGGATGACCCAGTTCCAGGGAAATACCGTCAATAATTGCGGCTGTCCCGCTGAACCGGGCGGCATAAAGGTTCTTCATGCCGACAAAATCCGCCACAAAAGGCGATGACGGCCGTTGAAAAATCTCCTGGATGGAACCGACTTGTTCCAGACATCCATGATTCATCACCGCTGCCCGGCCGGCCAGCGATATCGCTTCAGCAAAGTCATGGGTAACCATGAAAAAAGTGGTGTGGGTGTTCTGGTGCAAAGTTTTCAAATGCTGGCGCAGATCTTCCCGAAACCGGGGGTCGAGGGCAGCCAGAGGTTCATCGAGCAGCAACACCGCCGGGTCAATCGCCAGAGCCCGGGCCAGGGCCACCCGCTGCTGCTCGCCGCCGCTCAAGGTTCCGGGGAAACGATCAAGCAAGGAACCGAGATCCAGAATATCAATCAAATTGCGGATACGGGATCCGGAATTATCCCGGGCTGTTCGGTGAAAGCGAAGACCGTAGACAATATTTTGTTGTACACTAAGGTGGGGGAAAAGAGCATAATCCTGATAGACGATGCTGATGCCCCGCTCCTCCGGCGGCAGATTGCTGATCTCCCGCGCACCCAGCCTTATACTGCCGCTTGAAATCGGCACCAGGCCGGCAATGGCCTCCAGTAAGACGCTCTTGCCGGCTCCCGTCGGTCCCATGAGGACAAAAAATTCGTTTTCCTTAATATCCAGCGTGATATGGGCCAGCTGAAATTGCCCCAGATTGACCGCCAGGTTACGGATACTGATCATAGTCAAAGAAAATCCTCTTTCTCCTTCATCATAATAAAATCATGAGTTCATTCCACCTTCAAACAGAACGTTTCTGATGCAGGGTCAAAACCCTGAGCAGTAAAAAAAGTAGCAGACAGAGAGAAATCAGCCAGACAGCCACCGGTTGAGAATATTTCAAGCCCATGGATTCAAAACGTTCATAGATTAATACCGGGGCAATCATCGGATGGTAAGCGATAATGACTACGGCCCCGAATTCACTGATTGCCCGGGCAGAGCACATGACCACCCCGATCAGGATGCTGCGCCAGGCCAGGGGCAGGGTAATATGGAAAAAAGTACGGACCTGTGACGCTCCCAGACTCCGGGAAACGGACTCCAGACGTGGGGAAATGGCAGCAAACCCTTCACGAGCGGCATTGAGATAAAAGGGCAGACCGACAAAAGTCAGAACCATGATAATGCCGGTAACACTGCCCATAATCCTGATGCCCAGAGCGTTGAAAACCTTGCCAAGCCAGTAATTACGACCGGCGATGCTGAGCAGAGCGATGCCGACCACCGGATGAGGAATGATAATGGGAATATCAATTATAGCTTCAACCAGGTTTTTGCCGGGAAAAGTAGTGCGGGCCAACAGGTAGGCAAACGGGGTGCCGATGATCACCGAAATCAGGGCGGCAGCCCCGGCGGTATAGAGACTCAACCAGATTGACCGCAGGACCTCTTTATCCTGGATGGTTTCTTTCAGCACGGCGGCGCTTGGCGCCGTGACCATCTCCACCAGCGGCAGCAGGATAAAAGCCATAATGACCAAGCCACAGGAAATAGTTATCCAGAAAAAAGGCTCTTTCTTTACCAATGCCATTCTCCATTGACAGCTAATGAAACGAGGTGCTAGAGGTTGAAAAGTTTTCACTTCTACCAGTTTAAGGAACTAAAACAATGAATCAGACGGCACTGACCCCACTGGCATTTCAGAAACGAGAAATTACCGCCAGGATCATCGAGCCCGACGGTAGTCCGGCAAAAAAACCCATTGAAATCCGCACTGATCCGGTTACCGGCAGAAACTGCCGGATTACCTTTGCCAGAGCTAAAGAGGCGGAATCAGGAGAGTCATTATTCCCTGAACCACCTCCGGGCGCTAACCATACCGCTTCATGTCCATTCTGCCGCCCTCAATTGTATAAAAGAACGCCCATGCTGGCAGCCGGTCTGGCGGAATCTCCACGACTTGAATACGGCGAAGCGGTTCTTTTCCCCAACCTTTTTCCCTATGGCCGGTATTCCGCCGTCAGCGTCTTCGACAACCATCACTTTGTGGAAATCGGCACCGCTTCCCCAAAGTCCTATGCTGACTGTTTTATCAACTGCAGCCATTACCTCAAAAAGGTTCAGGCAACTGACAATGAAGCGGTTTACCTGGCCATCACCCAGAACCACCTGCCTTCAGCAGGCGGATCGCTGATCCATCCCCATCTCCAGGTCCACGCGGACCGGATTCCCGCTAATATTTCCAAATTTCTTAAACAATGTACTGCGGATTATTATGCAAAAACCGGCCACCTGCTTTTTTCGGATTATCTCGTCCACGAACAGGAAGACGCAAACAGGCTGATAGGCCGGACCGGAGACTGGCATTGGCTGGCGGCTTTTGCCCCCGAAGGTTTTTATGAAATCTGGGCCATCCTGCCCGGCGTGGTTTCCCTGCAGGAAATGAATGAAAACCACTGGCACGATCTGGCTGCCGGGGTCATCAACACCCAGAAATTTTATCGAAGTCTTAACCACAACGGCTATAACCTGGGGCTGTCAGCCGTTGAGCAGGAAAACAGCCGGCTCGAAATGCGACTCAGAATCCTGGTGAGGTCAAATTTTGACCAATGGTCCAGAAACGACCATACCGGCTTTGAAGTCATGCTGGGAGATATGGCAACTTTCAGCTCCCCGGAGCAGACCGCAGAAATGGCCGGAAAATTCTGGCAGAAAAAATAGTGCCTCTCCCTATTTTTCCAAAACCGACTTACTGGCAAACTTGATGAAACTCCTGGTCCCCTTCCCGGCTTTGATAACCTCAAGCACCCGCTGATCATCGGGTTCAAAAACCGTCCCGAACAGGGCGCGAACATTGTGATGTTGAAACAACTCAGCAGCCAGTGGAGTGGACGGTCCAAGAACAAAAATATCGCAGGAATCTTTCGTTTTGGCAACTACCTGGCTGAAAGACCGGTTAAAAATGGTCGTAGCCGAAAGAATCACCGCGTCCGCCTGCCGCAGGTATTCTTCCTGCAGCTGCTCGGGCAGCAGACCTTCATTCTCCTCCGGATCATGCCGGGGATCGAAAATTGCCAGGCGGACATCAATTTCCTTTAGCCTCTTGACTACCGGTTTAAAAAGTCCGATCATCACCGGCGAGTCGTATTCACGGAAATCAGCTATGTCCAGAATATCCTTATTATTAATACAGTCGGCTTTCGGATTCAGCCGGGCATTGAAATAGGCATTGATAACAATCCGGTGGCTGTTTTTTCCCAGGTCCGGATTACTCAACGATCGAGGCTCGGTTTCCACCAGGTTGCCGAGGGTCGCGCAGACTCCCAGGTGGCCATCATCTAAAACAACAGCGCAATATTTGCTGCCGCTGACTATCTCCCTGATGGATGCGGGATCAAAACCGTAGCGGTTGATTAATAATTCCAGTGGATCATTCATGACATCTTCCTGTTATTACTCAACTTTCTTAGTTACTATAAAAACAACTGGAAAAAATTTATCGGGATGTTCCGGCATGGTTCTCGCTCATTCTCGCCGGCCGTCCATGGCCGGCTTCCGAGGCGTCCGCCGAACGAATCACATCATGTGATTCGTTCGGCGGCCAATACCGCTATGAACCAAGCCCGAATATCCCATAATATATCTCTGGCAATACAAGTCAGAAAATTCCTGTTATTTCCGTCCTATTGTCCGACAGTCACCAGTTTTTTCAATGCCGGGGTAAGTTGTTTAAAATCATCCTGACCGGCAACCCGGGGCGGATCAAGAGGCGGCTGGCCAGCGGTTTTGAGAATCTGCAAGCCTCCCTCGGGACTCAGGAAAAAGGCCATGAACGCTTCGGCCGCCTCACGGTTGGGAGCATTATTAATCATGGTAACTCCATAGGTAATCGACTTGCCCCTGATGTCCATGGTGGTTCCGGGCTTTTTGCCGGTTACGGTCACCACGGCCTGCCGGTAGTCATTGTCATGCCGGTAGTCTCCCAGGTTGACAGCAGCCGGTAATTCAAGATAACGCAAGCCATGCTGTATGGCCACCGACCGATATTCCCAGGCATAATCCATATTTCCAGTCTGCAGCAGTGAGATCAGCTCAACGGATTTTGGCCGGATGTTTACCAAAGGACGATTTTTCAGTAAACGATTTGCCAACCCCGGTTTCCGGTAGTAATCCTCCGCCAACTGCAAAACCATCAGGGAGCGATAGCCGCAGGGGTCGACGTTGGGATCAGCATGTCCCCAGGACGCATCCGGACGGTCAATAATCTTATACCAGTTGGCCGGAGAGATCCGCCCGGCATAAGCACTGGTATCAGTATAACAGAGGACCATCCGATTGCTGGCAAACCTGATGTTCCAGGTGGCAAATTCCGGAACCAGTAATTTGTCAATCACCTTATAGTCCGCTGAAGCCATGATATCACACGGTTTTTTCAGCTCAGAAATCTTGCGGGCGCATTTCTGACTGCCGGCGGCTTCCCGCAGGACATCAACCTGGGGGTAACGGGATTCAAACGCCCGCTCAATGGATACCATGGGAACCGTCAAACTGCCAGCATGAAAGATAATCAGTTTACCGGCCGGCTGGGCAACAGCTGCAACCGGCAGGACAAGAAAAACACCCAGAAAACAAATAAAAATAAAATAAAAACTTTTTTTCAGTAAAAACATCAGA
Proteins encoded in this window:
- a CDS encoding ABC transporter permease gives rise to the protein MALVKKEPFFWITISCGLVIMAFILLPLVEMVTAPSAAVLKETIQDKEVLRSIWLSLYTAGAAALISVIIGTPFAYLLARTTFPGKNLVEAIIDIPIIIPHPVVGIALLSIAGRNYWLGKVFNALGIRIMGSVTGIIMVLTFVGLPFYLNAAREGFAAISPRLESVSRSLGASQVRTFFHITLPLAWRSILIGVVMCSARAISEFGAVVIIAYHPMIAPVLIYERFESMGLKYSQPVAVWLISLCLLLFLLLRVLTLHQKRSV
- a CDS encoding ABC transporter ATP-binding protein; this translates as MISIRNLAVNLGQFQLAHITLDIKENEFFVLMGPTGAGKSVLLEAIAGLVPISSGSIRLGAREISNLPPEERGISIVYQDYALFPHLSVQQNIVYGLRFHRTARDNSGSRIRNLIDILDLGSLLDRFPGTLSGGEQQRVALARALAIDPAVLLLDEPLAALDPRFREDLRQHLKTLHQNTHTTFFMVTHDFAEAISLAGRAAVMNHGCLEQVGSIQEIFQRPSSPFVADFVGMKNLYAARFSGTAAIIDGISLELGHPNTSPSGYVAIRPEDIVLSREPLVSSIQNSLKGTVKAVQPLGFHYEIEILVEQVSFKALITKQALFDLQLHEGSETVVSFKATAVHQLPGSSA
- a CDS encoding DUF364 domain-containing protein, whose protein sequence is MNDPLELLINRYGFDPASIREIVSGSKYCAVVLDDGHLGVCATLGNLVETEPRSLSNPDLGKNSHRIVINAYFNARLNPKADCINNKDILDIADFREYDSPVMIGLFKPVVKRLKEIDVRLAIFDPRHDPEENEGLLPEQLQEEYLRQADAVILSATTIFNRSFSQVVAKTKDSCDIFVLGPSTPLAAELFQHHNVRALFGTVFEPDDQRVLEVIKAGKGTRSFIKFASKSVLEK
- a CDS encoding galactose-1-phosphate uridylyltransferase, with protein sequence MNQTALTPLAFQKREITARIIEPDGSPAKKPIEIRTDPVTGRNCRITFARAKEAESGESLFPEPPPGANHTASCPFCRPQLYKRTPMLAAGLAESPRLEYGEAVLFPNLFPYGRYSAVSVFDNHHFVEIGTASPKSYADCFINCSHYLKKVQATDNEAVYLAITQNHLPSAGGSLIHPHLQVHADRIPANISKFLKQCTADYYAKTGHLLFSDYLVHEQEDANRLIGRTGDWHWLAAFAPEGFYEIWAILPGVVSLQEMNENHWHDLAAGVINTQKFYRSLNHNGYNLGLSAVEQENSRLEMRLRILVRSNFDQWSRNDHTGFEVMLGDMATFSSPEQTAEMAGKFWQKK
- the wtpA gene encoding tungstate ABC transporter substrate-binding protein WtpA codes for the protein MFLLKKSFYFIFICFLGVFLVLPVAAVAQPAGKLIIFHAGSLTVPMVSIERAFESRYPQVDVLREAAGSQKCARKISELKKPCDIMASADYKVIDKLLVPEFATWNIRFASNRMVLCYTDTSAYAGRISPANWYKIIDRPDASWGHADPNVDPCGYRSLMVLQLAEDYYRKPGLANRLLKNRPLVNIRPKSVELISLLQTGNMDYAWEYRSVAIQHGLRYLELPAAVNLGDYRHDNDYRQAVVTVTGKKPGTTMDIRGKSITYGVTMINNAPNREAAEAFMAFFLSPEGGLQILKTAGQPPLDPPRVAGQDDFKQLTPALKKLVTVGQ